A region from the Sutcliffiella horikoshii genome encodes:
- a CDS encoding UDP-N-acetylmuramoyl-L-alanyl-D-glutamate--2,6-diaminopimelate ligase has translation MKLQQLIQYLHRYEVSSKYNPEISSIVMDSRKVNEGSLFFCIKGYTVDGHQFAQEAVNKGAVAIISEKPLDVPVPVIVVPDTMRAMAILADVFFQQPTHKLHLIGVTGTNGKTTTTHIIESIFQHHQRKTGMIGTIYMKIGNKTYPVKNTTPDALTLQESFHQMVEKKVDTVVMEVSSHALHMGRVYGCDFDVAVFTNLTQDHLDYHKTMEEYRYAKSLLFSSLGNSYNLAKPKYAVLNADDPASDIYKRATAAQVITYGINETSDIRAKNVKTSAKGTTFDLVYDNKTVPINLKLVGQFSVYNVLAAISASYVSNIPMETIIPVVENMSGVPGRFEAIEAGQDFTVIVDYAHTPDSLENVLKTTKQLSQNNIYCIVGCGGDRDRSKRPLMAAVAVNYASKAIFTSDNPRSENPLQIFKDMETGVKERQYEIVEDRRAAIFKAIDQAKSGDVVLIAGKGHETYQVIGDKVLEFDDRKIALEAIQSKQSS, from the coding sequence ATGAAACTTCAACAATTAATTCAATATCTTCACAGATATGAAGTATCCTCAAAGTATAACCCTGAGATATCTTCCATTGTCATGGATTCCCGTAAAGTCAATGAAGGGAGTTTATTTTTTTGTATCAAAGGGTACACGGTAGATGGGCATCAATTTGCTCAAGAGGCAGTGAATAAAGGGGCTGTCGCTATCATCTCAGAAAAGCCATTGGATGTTCCTGTCCCGGTCATCGTTGTTCCTGACACGATGAGGGCAATGGCTATCTTAGCGGATGTATTCTTCCAACAACCTACACATAAACTTCACTTGATAGGTGTTACCGGTACAAATGGAAAAACGACTACCACTCATATTATCGAATCCATTTTCCAACATCATCAGCGTAAGACTGGAATGATCGGCACCATTTATATGAAAATAGGAAACAAAACTTATCCTGTAAAAAACACCACTCCAGATGCATTAACATTACAAGAGTCATTTCACCAAATGGTTGAAAAGAAAGTAGACACTGTGGTGATGGAGGTTTCCTCCCATGCACTCCATATGGGAAGGGTGTATGGATGTGACTTTGATGTGGCGGTGTTTACCAATCTAACACAAGATCATCTCGATTATCATAAAACGATGGAAGAATATCGATATGCCAAGTCATTGTTATTCTCTTCTTTAGGAAATTCCTATAATCTTGCAAAGCCGAAATATGCTGTCTTGAATGCCGATGACCCTGCAAGTGATATTTATAAAAGAGCAACAGCTGCTCAAGTTATCACTTATGGAATAAACGAAACCAGCGACATCAGAGCGAAAAATGTGAAGACATCCGCTAAAGGCACCACTTTCGACCTCGTGTATGATAATAAAACCGTTCCTATCAATTTGAAATTGGTCGGACAATTCAGTGTGTACAATGTTCTTGCTGCAATAAGCGCAAGTTATGTGTCCAATATCCCCATGGAAACCATCATTCCAGTGGTTGAAAATATGAGCGGGGTGCCTGGACGTTTTGAAGCGATCGAAGCAGGGCAGGACTTTACAGTGATTGTCGATTACGCACATACTCCTGACAGCTTGGAAAATGTGTTAAAAACGACCAAACAACTTTCTCAAAACAACATCTATTGTATTGTAGGATGCGGAGGGGATAGAGATCGTTCAAAGCGTCCCTTGATGGCTGCAGTCGCAGTGAATTATGCGAGCAAAGCGATTTTTACATCCGATAATCCCCGCTCGGAGAATCCGCTTCAAATCTTTAAAGATATGGAAACGGGTGTAAAGGAGCGGCAATATGAAATTGTGGAAGATAGGCGAGCAGCCATTTTTAAAGCAATAGATCAAGCCAAATCCGGTGATGTGGTCCTTATTGCAGGCAAAGGTCATGAAACCTATCAGGTCATAGGTGATAAAGTGCTTGAATTTGATGATAGAAAAATTGCATTGGAAGCCATACAGTCAAAGCAAAGCTCATAG
- the mraY gene encoding phospho-N-acetylmuramoyl-pentapeptide-transferase, protein MEQQVILFAIVMSFLITVLVSPIFIPFLRRLKFGQSIREEGPQSHQKKTGTPTMGGIMILLSVAVTTLVITGQFAETSVETYLLLFVMVGYGLLGFLDDFIKVVLKRNLGLTSLQKLIGQILIAVIFYFVFVQFEFSTAVSIPGTSISIELGFFYVLFLIFWLVGFSNAVNLTDGLDGLVSGTAAVAFGAFAILAWYQSQFEVSIFAVAVVGALLGFLVFNAHPAKVFMGDTGSLALGGAIATVAVLLKLEILLIIIGGVFVMETLSVIIQVISFKATGRRVFKMSPLHHHYELVGWSEWRVVVTFWTVGLLCALLGIYLEVWI, encoded by the coding sequence ATGGAACAACAGGTTATTTTATTTGCTATCGTTATGTCTTTTTTAATTACTGTATTAGTATCACCAATATTTATTCCCTTCCTGCGTAGACTGAAATTCGGTCAAAGTATAAGAGAAGAAGGGCCGCAATCCCACCAAAAGAAAACAGGTACCCCGACAATGGGAGGAATTATGATACTCCTGTCCGTTGCGGTAACAACTCTAGTCATCACAGGCCAATTTGCAGAAACTTCCGTTGAAACATATTTGTTGCTTTTTGTGATGGTAGGGTATGGACTGTTAGGTTTCCTGGATGACTTTATCAAAGTAGTTCTCAAAAGAAACCTAGGGTTGACTTCCTTACAGAAGTTAATTGGACAGATTTTAATTGCAGTTATCTTCTATTTTGTTTTTGTACAATTTGAATTTTCCACTGCGGTCAGCATACCGGGAACAAGTATTTCTATTGAATTAGGATTCTTTTATGTTCTCTTTCTGATTTTTTGGCTAGTTGGATTTTCCAACGCTGTCAATCTGACTGATGGGCTGGATGGTCTTGTATCAGGAACTGCAGCTGTCGCATTTGGAGCATTTGCTATTCTTGCTTGGTATCAGTCACAATTTGAAGTGTCCATTTTCGCTGTTGCGGTTGTAGGTGCGTTACTAGGCTTTCTGGTATTTAACGCTCATCCTGCCAAAGTGTTCATGGGAGATACAGGTTCTTTAGCGCTTGGTGGTGCTATTGCCACTGTAGCGGTATTATTGAAATTAGAAATTCTGCTTATTATCATCGGTGGAGTTTTCGTTATGGAAACACTCTCCGTTATTATCCAAGTCATCTCTTTCAAAGCGACAGGAAGAAGGGTCTTTAAAATGAGTCCTCTTCATCATCACTATGAGCTTGTCGGTTGGTCAGAATGGCGCGTAGTTGTCACGTTCTGGACAGTCGGGCTGTTGTGTGCGCTGCTTGGAATTTATTTAGAGGTGTGGATCTAA
- the murD gene encoding UDP-N-acetylmuramoyl-L-alanine--D-glutamate ligase: MKKINQYEGKRVLVLGLAKSGTATADLLHKLGAKVIVNDRSPLEGNEQAEYLLSKGMEVVCGGHPTSIFDQKIDVVFKNPGIPYHNPLVQLATEKGIPVLTEVELAYQISEAPIIGITGSNGKTTTTTLIDEMLAADDKSPLIAGNIGNVSVEVAQQATEKDIMVTELSSFQLMGTELFRPKISVFLNLFEAHLDYHGTLDEYGKAKAKIFSNQTKEDYAVVNADDAQVMKLAEGIQSIIVPFSTNETVDGAYLKDNYVCFKEEKIISIDQIVLPGKHNLENILAAVAAVKLSGVSNEAIIKVLTSFSGVKHRLQFIGELDGRRFYNDSKATNILATQKALSAFENNVVLLAGGLDRGNEFDDLLPYMSNVKVLVTFGETAEKLMRTASEAGIKQIKHVDNVEKAVPVAYEMSESGDVILLSPACASWDQYKTFEQRGDIFIDAVHKLK, translated from the coding sequence ATGAAGAAAATCAACCAATATGAAGGAAAAAGGGTTCTTGTACTAGGTTTAGCCAAGAGTGGTACTGCAACTGCAGATTTGTTACATAAGTTAGGGGCAAAGGTGATTGTCAATGACAGAAGTCCTTTAGAGGGGAACGAACAAGCTGAATATCTGCTTTCTAAAGGAATGGAAGTTGTTTGTGGTGGACATCCCACAAGTATCTTTGATCAAAAAATTGATGTTGTTTTCAAAAACCCGGGCATTCCCTATCATAACCCTTTGGTACAACTTGCGACTGAAAAAGGAATTCCCGTTCTTACCGAAGTAGAACTTGCTTATCAAATCAGTGAAGCACCGATTATCGGTATTACAGGATCTAATGGGAAAACCACTACCACTACGCTAATTGACGAAATGCTGGCTGCGGATGATAAATCCCCCCTAATAGCTGGTAACATCGGAAATGTATCGGTAGAAGTGGCTCAGCAAGCGACTGAGAAAGATATCATGGTTACGGAATTGTCATCGTTTCAATTGATGGGTACTGAGTTATTCAGACCGAAAATCTCAGTATTTCTGAATCTTTTTGAAGCCCATCTGGATTATCACGGAACCTTGGATGAGTATGGGAAAGCAAAAGCGAAAATCTTCTCCAACCAAACAAAAGAAGATTATGCAGTAGTCAATGCTGATGATGCCCAAGTGATGAAACTTGCTGAAGGAATTCAGTCGATCATTGTTCCATTCTCCACAAACGAAACAGTTGATGGTGCTTACTTAAAAGATAATTATGTATGCTTTAAAGAAGAGAAGATTATCTCTATAGACCAAATTGTGTTGCCTGGAAAACACAATTTGGAGAACATACTGGCAGCTGTGGCAGCTGTAAAACTTTCTGGAGTCAGTAATGAAGCGATTATAAAGGTGCTTACAAGCTTTTCAGGTGTAAAACATCGTTTGCAGTTCATTGGTGAGCTCGATGGCAGAAGGTTTTATAATGATTCAAAAGCAACCAATATTTTAGCTACTCAAAAAGCCCTTTCCGCATTTGAAAACAATGTAGTTTTGCTCGCAGGAGGGCTTGATCGCGGAAACGAGTTTGATGATCTCCTCCCGTACATGAGTAATGTCAAAGTGTTAGTAACTTTTGGTGAGACAGCGGAAAAATTAATGCGAACAGCTTCTGAAGCTGGAATAAAACAAATAAAACATGTCGATAATGTGGAAAAAGCCGTACCGGTGGCATATGAAATGTCTGAGAGCGGAGATGTCATTTTATTGTCCCCTGCTTGTGCAAGCTGGGATCAATATAAAACATTTGAGCAACGAGGAGACATTTTTATAGACGCCGTGCATAAGCTTAAATAA
- the spoVE gene encoding stage V sporulation protein E: MANKRSTPDIILILTTLTLLAVGLIMVYSASAVWADYKFQDTFFFAKRQLLFAGLGVVAMFFIMNVDYWTWRTWAKLIILVCFFLLVIVLIPGIGMERNGSRSWIGVGAFSVQPSEFMKIAMIAFLAKYLSENQKKITSFKKGLIPSLSLVFLAFGMIMLQPDLGTGTVMVGTCIVMIYVAGARISHFVGLGLVGVAGFVVLILSAPYRIKRITSFLNPWEDPLGSGFQIIQSLYAIGPGGLLGLGLGQSRQKFFYLPEPQTDFIFAILAEELGFIGGTFVVLLFALLLWRGIRIALGAPDLYGSFLAVGIIAMIAIQVIINVGVVTGLMPVTGITLPFLSYGGSSLTLMLLAVGILLNISRYAKY, translated from the coding sequence TTGGCAAATAAGCGATCAACTCCGGACATAATATTAATCTTAACCACACTGACACTGCTTGCAGTAGGTCTCATCATGGTTTACAGTGCAAGTGCGGTATGGGCTGATTACAAATTTCAAGATACATTCTTCTTCGCCAAAAGGCAGCTGCTATTTGCCGGACTGGGTGTAGTTGCGATGTTTTTTATCATGAATGTCGACTATTGGACATGGAGAACTTGGGCGAAATTAATTATTCTGGTGTGTTTTTTCTTACTTGTCATCGTTTTGATTCCTGGAATAGGGATGGAACGGAACGGATCTAGAAGCTGGATTGGAGTTGGAGCGTTCTCGGTTCAACCATCAGAGTTTATGAAAATAGCCATGATTGCATTTCTAGCAAAATACTTAAGTGAAAATCAAAAAAAGATTACCTCCTTCAAAAAAGGTCTGATTCCGAGTCTTTCTCTCGTATTCTTGGCCTTTGGAATGATTATGTTACAGCCTGATCTTGGAACAGGAACTGTAATGGTTGGTACGTGTATTGTCATGATCTACGTTGCAGGTGCCAGAATCAGTCACTTTGTTGGTTTAGGCCTTGTGGGTGTAGCAGGGTTTGTTGTACTGATTCTTTCAGCACCTTATCGGATAAAACGAATCACTTCCTTTTTAAATCCATGGGAAGATCCGTTAGGAAGCGGCTTCCAGATCATTCAGTCCTTATACGCAATTGGGCCAGGAGGATTGCTTGGACTCGGACTTGGTCAAAGCAGGCAGAAGTTTTTTTATCTGCCTGAACCACAGACAGATTTCATTTTTGCTATTTTGGCGGAGGAACTCGGGTTTATCGGAGGTACATTTGTCGTTCTACTTTTTGCATTGCTATTATGGAGGGGAATTAGGATTGCGCTAGGTGCCCCTGATTTGTACGGCAGCTTCTTGGCAGTAGGGATTATTGCTATGATTGCTATCCAGGTCATCATAAACGTAGGAGTAGTAACAGGACTAATGCCTGTAACCGGGATCACCCTCCCGTTCCTAAGTTATGGAGGCTCCTCACTGACCTTGATGTTGCTCGCCGTCGGTATCCTTCTGAACATAAGCAGATACGCGAAATACTAA
- the murB gene encoding UDP-N-acetylmuramate dehydrogenase, whose translation MDALVKELQDKEVGKVLPNEPLANHTTMKIGGPADVLVEPKSLEKLQETMVTINKYKVKWTAIGRGSNLLVSDLGIEGVVIKLGNGMDHLELEGDEVHVGGGYSLIKLVTIISKKGLTGLEFAGGIPGSVGGAVYMNAGAHGSDMSKVLKKAHILFEDGKMEWLTADELNFSYRTSILQKERPGICLEAVLNVEQGNREEVVAQLQKNKDYRRDTQPFSYPCAGSIFRNPLPDYAGQLIEKAGLKGHKIGGAKVSDMHANFIVNDDGAKAQDVLDLIEYIKKTILEKYNVQLETEVEIIGRK comes from the coding sequence ATGGATGCGTTAGTAAAGGAACTACAAGACAAAGAAGTGGGCAAGGTACTCCCTAATGAACCACTTGCAAATCATACGACCATGAAGATTGGCGGTCCAGCAGATGTACTGGTGGAGCCGAAAAGTTTAGAAAAACTTCAAGAAACAATGGTGACCATCAATAAATACAAGGTAAAATGGACGGCAATCGGCCGCGGTTCCAATCTATTGGTATCAGACCTTGGTATTGAAGGGGTCGTGATAAAACTTGGGAACGGAATGGATCACCTTGAATTGGAAGGTGATGAAGTGCATGTTGGAGGAGGGTACTCCTTAATCAAGCTAGTTACCATCATCAGTAAAAAAGGTTTGACAGGTCTTGAGTTTGCTGGAGGCATACCTGGTTCAGTAGGCGGCGCAGTTTATATGAATGCAGGCGCTCATGGTTCTGACATGTCTAAAGTATTAAAAAAGGCCCATATCTTGTTTGAAGATGGAAAGATGGAGTGGTTGACTGCAGATGAACTGAACTTCTCCTATCGAACATCGATTCTTCAAAAAGAGCGCCCGGGAATTTGCTTAGAGGCAGTTTTAAATGTAGAACAGGGTAATCGCGAAGAAGTAGTCGCACAGCTTCAAAAAAATAAAGATTATCGTCGTGATACTCAGCCGTTTTCTTACCCATGTGCCGGTAGTATCTTCCGGAATCCACTTCCGGATTATGCTGGACAGCTGATTGAAAAAGCCGGGCTAAAAGGACATAAAATTGGCGGCGCGAAAGTTTCTGATATGCATGCAAACTTTATCGTAAACGACGATGGCGCAAAAGCTCAGGATGTATTGGATCTAATTGAATACATCAAGAAAACGATCCTTGAGAAATACAATGTCCAATTAGAAACTGAAGTTGAAATTATAGGAAGAAAATAG
- a CDS encoding cell division protein FtsQ/DivIB has translation MEKGKVVTLEDRVPKIKQQRKQKANRRLIIYLSLFFILLFLIIYSQSPLSKVSGLTVSGNLHVTDEEVITLSGVTKETSIWRVNEEKAAELIQQHKEIASVEVQRIFPNSVEITIDEFKRIAYIYETGNYYPVMENGKMLSVLDDEDSLPDDAPLMLNWKNGEMVENFIVELIKLPESIIYSISEIHHTPTDIDPYHITMFMNDGYEVSATIRDFSDKMAAYPSIVEQLDPEVKGVINLEVGTFFKPYETGGEEEEETDESDR, from the coding sequence ATGGAAAAAGGGAAAGTAGTGACGCTAGAAGACCGTGTACCTAAAATCAAACAACAGAGAAAGCAAAAGGCTAACAGAAGATTAATCATATATCTTTCATTATTCTTCATTTTGTTGTTTTTGATCATTTACTCGCAATCTCCACTTAGTAAGGTTTCTGGCTTAACTGTAAGCGGTAATTTACATGTAACAGATGAGGAAGTCATAACATTAAGTGGTGTGACCAAAGAGACAAGTATCTGGCGTGTGAATGAAGAAAAAGCAGCTGAACTAATTCAGCAACACAAAGAAATTGCATCAGTGGAAGTTCAGAGGATCTTTCCAAACAGTGTGGAGATCACTATTGATGAATTTAAGCGGATAGCATATATATATGAAACTGGAAACTATTACCCTGTCATGGAAAATGGCAAAATGCTCTCTGTTTTGGATGATGAGGATTCTTTGCCTGATGATGCACCACTCATGCTGAATTGGAAGAATGGTGAAATGGTGGAGAATTTTATAGTCGAGTTAATAAAATTACCTGAATCCATTATCTATTCCATCTCAGAAATACATCATACACCAACCGATATCGATCCTTACCATATAACCATGTTTATGAATGACGGTTATGAAGTAAGTGCAACGATCAGAGATTTCTCGGACAAGATGGCCGCCTATCCTTCCATTGTGGAACAGTTGGATCCAGAAGTTAAAGGTGTCATTAACTTGGAAGTAGGTACATTCTTCAAGCCGTACGAAACAGGTGGAGAGGAAGAGGAAGAAACAGATGAAAGTGACAGGTAA
- a CDS encoding DUF881 domain-containing protein — protein MKVTGKHVVLSFVCLVLGFIVSYSFQLTNEEEVVGTDRQWQRDRAIRETLIRTEERNLELQNELQEKQEAIQFIEEELAEGEQLLFNLVEDVEKLRMFNGNVKVQGEGVEVTLADASYVPSEENINNYIVHESHVFKVMNELFISGAAAIAINGQRITKDSYIICNGPVITIDGNQYPAPFVITAIGDSDVLIPALSILGGVKDQLVADNITVKMQKKDQVVLDPVIQ, from the coding sequence ATGAAAGTGACAGGTAAACATGTTGTCTTGTCCTTTGTTTGTCTAGTCCTTGGTTTTATCGTCTCTTACTCGTTTCAACTTACAAACGAGGAAGAGGTCGTAGGTACAGACAGACAATGGCAACGTGATAGGGCAATTAGGGAAACCTTAATCAGGACAGAAGAAAGAAACCTGGAATTGCAAAATGAATTACAAGAAAAACAAGAAGCGATTCAATTCATAGAAGAAGAGCTTGCAGAAGGAGAACAGCTTTTATTCAACTTGGTGGAAGATGTGGAAAAGCTCCGCATGTTCAATGGAAATGTTAAAGTCCAGGGAGAAGGGGTGGAAGTGACGTTAGCAGATGCCTCTTATGTTCCTTCCGAGGAGAATATCAATAATTATATTGTTCATGAAAGTCATGTGTTTAAGGTAATGAATGAGCTGTTTATATCAGGTGCTGCAGCGATAGCAATAAACGGACAAAGAATTACTAAAGACTCCTATATCATTTGCAATGGTCCTGTTATAACCATTGATGGAAATCAATATCCTGCGCCGTTCGTCATAACTGCCATTGGAGACTCAGATGTGCTCATACCTGCACTCAGTATCCTTGGCGGGGTGAAAGATCAACTGGTTGCTGATAATATTACAGTGAAGATGCAAAAAAAAGATCAAGTAGTTCTTGACCCTGTTATTCAATAA
- a CDS encoding DUF881 domain-containing protein: MDKRKFSFTIITIIVGLMIAIQFQTVQQPIIRDTRDTWQLRSDLNREQEIQSQIIQEIRKYDKILQDYSKERDESKEAIVRETLEELKVEAGLTEMKGPGIKMTVKPLFDEDVLGNIQENISADLLRRFVNELNSYGVEEISIANQRIVSNTIIREINGRTKVNNAWIPNANFEIIVITSDPTKLYNRLQISRAMDEFAIENLLLEVSTPINEVTVPAYDEQIRVKHMEPVKTGKEGN; this comes from the coding sequence ATGGACAAACGTAAATTTAGTTTTACCATTATTACAATTATCGTAGGATTGATGATTGCCATTCAATTTCAAACCGTACAGCAGCCCATTATTCGTGATACGCGTGATACATGGCAACTTAGAAGCGATTTGAATCGGGAGCAAGAAATACAATCACAAATTATCCAAGAAATAAGAAAGTATGACAAAATTCTTCAAGACTATTCCAAAGAACGTGATGAATCTAAAGAGGCTATCGTTCGGGAAACGTTGGAAGAGCTAAAAGTCGAAGCAGGGCTGACAGAAATGAAGGGACCGGGCATAAAGATGACAGTCAAACCATTGTTTGACGAGGATGTCCTAGGTAATATACAGGAAAACATATCTGCAGATCTCCTCAGGAGGTTTGTTAATGAATTGAATTCCTATGGAGTGGAAGAAATAAGTATTGCCAATCAGCGTATTGTTAGCAATACGATAATAAGAGAAATAAATGGCAGGACGAAGGTAAACAATGCGTGGATACCTAATGCAAACTTTGAAATCATCGTTATCACAAGTGACCCGACTAAGCTTTATAATCGCCTGCAAATATCCCGGGCAATGGATGAATTTGCGATAGAAAACCTATTGCTAGAAGTTTCCACACCCATTAATGAAGTAACCGTTCCGGCTTATGACGAGCAGATACGCGTTAAGCATATGGAACCGGTGAAAACCGGGAAGGAGGGGAACTGA
- a CDS encoding small basic family protein: MWLPLLGLIVGIVLGLYSEIRVPDEYSNYLSIAVLAALDTLFGGIRAHLQNNYDDKVFVSGFFFNILLAASLAFLGVHLGVDLYLAAVFAFGVRLFQNIAVIRRILLSKWSLSKEKNEKK; the protein is encoded by the coding sequence ATGTGGCTTCCTCTTCTGGGCTTGATTGTGGGAATCGTATTGGGCCTCTATTCTGAGATACGGGTTCCTGATGAATATTCCAATTACTTATCAATTGCAGTTCTTGCTGCACTTGATACATTGTTCGGTGGAATTCGTGCCCATCTACAAAACAATTATGATGATAAAGTATTTGTATCCGGTTTTTTCTTTAATATCCTGCTTGCTGCAAGTTTAGCTTTTCTAGGCGTACATCTTGGTGTAGACTTATATTTAGCTGCAGTTTTTGCTTTTGGAGTAAGGCTATTTCAGAACATAGCAGTGATAAGAAGAATATTATTGTCAAAATGGTCGCTTTCTAAAGAAAAAAACGAAAAAAAATGA
- the ftsA gene encoding cell division protein FtsA, translating into MNSNEIYVSLDIGTSSVKVIIGEMVNDTLNIIGVGNVKSTGLRKGSIVDIDETVHSINKAVEQAERMVGMPINRVVVGVTGNHVQLQDCHGVVAVSSENREIGDEDIARVIDAAQVFSIPPEREIIDCIPKQFIVDGLDEINDPRGMLGVRLEMEGTLITGSKTVLHNLLRCVEKAGLEITDICLQPLASGSIALSKDERNLGVALVDIGGGSTTIAVFEDGFLKATSVLPVGGEYITKDISIGLRTSTEDAEKIKQKHGHAFYDHASDEEVFSVPIIGSDQHQQFSQLEISDIIEARMEEIFELVQHEIKRLGVREIPGGYVLTGGVVAMPGVLELAQLILNNNVRKAVPDYIGVREPQYTTGVGLIQFAYKNAKLQGRKIETTSAPSEYPEKRSGKQTQQKVKQAKQPVNEEEKVGNKVKKFFGLFFE; encoded by the coding sequence ATGAACAGCAATGAAATATACGTCAGTTTGGACATCGGTACATCCAGTGTTAAAGTAATCATTGGAGAAATGGTGAATGATACTTTAAATATTATTGGAGTCGGTAATGTAAAATCAACAGGTTTAAGAAAAGGATCTATAGTAGACATAGATGAAACTGTTCATTCCATCAATAAGGCGGTTGAGCAGGCTGAGAGAATGGTAGGTATGCCAATTAATAGAGTGGTCGTTGGTGTCACCGGAAACCATGTACAGCTTCAGGACTGCCATGGAGTGGTAGCAGTTTCAAGTGAAAACAGGGAAATAGGGGACGAAGACATCGCCAGGGTTATAGATGCCGCTCAAGTCTTTTCCATCCCTCCAGAGAGAGAAATCATTGATTGTATTCCAAAACAATTCATCGTTGATGGATTGGATGAAATTAATGATCCACGTGGAATGCTTGGTGTTCGCTTAGAGATGGAAGGTACCCTTATTACCGGGTCAAAAACAGTCTTACATAACTTACTGCGTTGTGTAGAGAAAGCTGGATTGGAAATAACGGATATCTGCTTGCAGCCACTTGCTTCTGGTTCGATTGCATTGTCTAAGGATGAACGCAATCTTGGTGTGGCACTTGTAGACATTGGTGGAGGTTCAACTACCATTGCCGTATTTGAAGATGGATTCCTAAAGGCAACAAGTGTCCTACCTGTTGGCGGAGAGTACATCACTAAAGACATTTCCATAGGTTTACGTACTTCCACAGAAGACGCAGAAAAAATCAAACAAAAACATGGACATGCCTTTTACGACCATGCATCCGATGAAGAAGTATTCAGTGTACCGATTATCGGAAGTGATCAGCATCAACAATTCAGTCAACTTGAAATCTCTGATATTATTGAAGCAAGAATGGAAGAGATATTTGAGCTAGTACAACACGAGATTAAAAGATTAGGTGTCCGGGAGATTCCTGGGGGCTACGTATTAACTGGCGGTGTAGTAGCCATGCCAGGTGTCCTGGAATTGGCACAGTTGATACTGAACAATAATGTTAGGAAAGCTGTTCCGGACTATATAGGCGTAAGAGAGCCTCAATATACTACAGGAGTAGGTCTTATCCAATTTGCATACAAAAATGCAAAACTGCAAGGCAGAAAAATTGAAACTACATCAGCACCTAGCGAATACCCGGAAAAACGTAGTGGAAAACAAACTCAACAAAAAGTAAAGCAGGCAAAGCAACCAGTAAACGAAGAAGAAAAAGTAGGCAACAAAGTAAAAAAATTCTTCGGACTATTCTTTGAATAA